From Homalodisca vitripennis isolate AUS2020 chromosome 1, UT_GWSS_2.1, whole genome shotgun sequence, the proteins below share one genomic window:
- the LOC124366313 gene encoding uncharacterized protein LOC124366313 isoform X2: protein MHLVVKYVFNATSIVYQHVMHAILRDLTTYYWDRENENFEHQNELSDTKQENCDDKTNSAALVEESENIETLDVSENDSYTKKEFGVNIEENCDVKKNVVKTLTGNEDESETVNVCMVFACVPPKEDNRDECAIHHIEENISEEAMDATTAITPSDEVATTLTSPEEIMNDEDVNDKDPRETIFGDCIQNIQEDTQETQYDKSSETQPDKGIQMPDHYPSLFQHVDKIGIYEMQAENKSDTSDVAPNKQNKEYTELELNGNSELSCGTKDNCSDTGSSCSESWMKRFLFYITPEFGTQQEDETAQVVEVCNCAQTHRCLQVVQWDEQDDVTTNYEMLTAEQLGSVETGSACT, encoded by the exons ATGCATTTAgtggtaaaatatgttttcaatgcGACCAGTATTGTCTATCAACATGTGATGCATGCAATTCTGCGGGACTTAACTACCTACTATTGGGACAGAGAAAACGAAAATTTTGAACATCAAAATGAACTGTCAGACACAAAACAAGA AAATTGTGATGATAAAACTAACTCCGCTGCTCTTGTTGAAGAAtcagaaaatattgaaactttggaTGTATCAGAAAATGATAGCTATACTAAAAAAGAATTTGGtgtaaatattgaagaaaattgtGATGTCAAAAAAAATGTGGTAAAAACTTTGACAGGTAATGAGGATGAGAGTGAAACAGTTAATGTTTGTATGGTGTTTGCCTGTGTTCCACCCAAAGAAGACAATCGAGATGAATGTGCTATTCACCATATTGAAGAGAATATCAGCGAGGAAGCAATGGATGCTACCACTGCAATAACACCATCTGATGAAGTTGCCACTACGTTAACATCACCTGAAGAAATTATGAATGATGAAGATGTAAATGATAAAGATCCGAGAGAGACAATATTTGGCGACTGTATTCAAAACATACAAGAGGACACACAAGAAACTCAATATGATAAATCGTCTGAAACACAACCTGACAAAGGTATTCAAATGCCAGATCATTATCCTTCTCTCTTTCAACACGTCGACAAAATTGGAATATATGAAATGCAAGCAGAGAACAAGTCTGACACAAGTGATGTGGcaccaaacaaacaaaacaaagaatacaCTGAACTGGAACTAAATGGAAATTCAGAGTTATCGTGTGGGACAAAGGATAACTGCAGTGACACTGGGAGCAGCTGTAGTGAAAGCTGGATGAAACGATTCCTGTTCTACATCACACCTGAGTTTGGCACACAACAAGAAGATGAAACGGCTCAAGTGGTGGAAGTATGTAACTGTGCACAAACACATAGATGTCTGCAGGTTGTACAGTGGGACGAGCAGGACGACGTGACCACAAACTATGAGATGCTGACAGCCGAACAACTGGGATCCGTAGAGACAGGCTCT GCCTGCACCTGA
- the LOC124366313 gene encoding uncharacterized protein LOC124366313 isoform X1: MHLVVKYVFNATSIVYQHVMHAILRDLTTYYWDRENENFEHQNELSDTKQENCDDKTNSAALVEESENIETLDVSENDSYTKKEFGVNIEENCDVKKNVVKTLTGNEDESETVNVCMVFACVPPKEDNRDECAIHHIEENISEEAMDATTAITPSDEVATTLTSPEEIMNDEDVNDKDPRETIFGDCIQNIQEDTQETQYDKSSETQPDKGIQMPDHYPSLFQHVDKIGIYEMQAENKSDTSDVAPNKQNKEYTELELNGNSELSCGTKDNCSDTGSSCSESWMKRFLFYITPEFGTQQEDETAQVVEVCNCAQTHRCLQVVQWDEQDDVTTNYEMLTAEQLGSVETGSVSDWLYRVNPTIHLVPAPDISNSITEKLQHPPTEENFTDENNSDDKSEFITKKLYIRHWLDNTEKYCLQPSVKYNDHV, translated from the exons ATGCATTTAgtggtaaaatatgttttcaatgcGACCAGTATTGTCTATCAACATGTGATGCATGCAATTCTGCGGGACTTAACTACCTACTATTGGGACAGAGAAAACGAAAATTTTGAACATCAAAATGAACTGTCAGACACAAAACAAGA AAATTGTGATGATAAAACTAACTCCGCTGCTCTTGTTGAAGAAtcagaaaatattgaaactttggaTGTATCAGAAAATGATAGCTATACTAAAAAAGAATTTGGtgtaaatattgaagaaaattgtGATGTCAAAAAAAATGTGGTAAAAACTTTGACAGGTAATGAGGATGAGAGTGAAACAGTTAATGTTTGTATGGTGTTTGCCTGTGTTCCACCCAAAGAAGACAATCGAGATGAATGTGCTATTCACCATATTGAAGAGAATATCAGCGAGGAAGCAATGGATGCTACCACTGCAATAACACCATCTGATGAAGTTGCCACTACGTTAACATCACCTGAAGAAATTATGAATGATGAAGATGTAAATGATAAAGATCCGAGAGAGACAATATTTGGCGACTGTATTCAAAACATACAAGAGGACACACAAGAAACTCAATATGATAAATCGTCTGAAACACAACCTGACAAAGGTATTCAAATGCCAGATCATTATCCTTCTCTCTTTCAACACGTCGACAAAATTGGAATATATGAAATGCAAGCAGAGAACAAGTCTGACACAAGTGATGTGGcaccaaacaaacaaaacaaagaatacaCTGAACTGGAACTAAATGGAAATTCAGAGTTATCGTGTGGGACAAAGGATAACTGCAGTGACACTGGGAGCAGCTGTAGTGAAAGCTGGATGAAACGATTCCTGTTCTACATCACACCTGAGTTTGGCACACAACAAGAAGATGAAACGGCTCAAGTGGTGGAAGTATGTAACTGTGCACAAACACATAGATGTCTGCAGGTTGTACAGTGGGACGAGCAGGACGACGTGACCACAAACTATGAGATGCTGACAGCCGAACAACTGGGATCCGTAGAGACAGGCTCTGTAAGTGACTGGCTGTACAGAGTCAATCCCACCATACATTTGGT GCCTGCACCTGACATAAGCAATagtataacagaaaaattacaaCATCCACCAACTGAAGAAAACTTCACAGATGAAAATAATAGTGATGACAAGAGTGAATTTATTACCAAAAAATTGTACATTCGACATTGGCTGGAcaacacagaaaaatattgtttacaacctTCAGTGAAATATAATGATCAtgtttag